A region from the Kribbella shirazensis genome encodes:
- a CDS encoding FCD domain-containing protein, producing the protein MSGPLELLPGGGKSGRRTLAEHAAAELHQLILSGELPSGTPLRLVELASRLEMSQMPVREGLRRLEALGLVEIIPHRGAWVRDLSLADLRDTHETRLALESLAVRAAAARFTEEDLTKAAAALAEHLRLSRAEDSAGAREAHADFHFAIYRASGSQWLPRAIEPVWQNSERYRFGSRPTAFLIERSRQEHQAILDACVSRDPDAAEQALRSHLAGAFQRITDTMTSKKETS; encoded by the coding sequence GTGAGCGGCCCGCTGGAGTTGCTGCCGGGTGGTGGCAAGAGTGGCCGTCGTACTCTCGCCGAGCACGCGGCCGCCGAGTTGCACCAGCTGATCCTGTCCGGCGAGCTGCCCAGCGGTACGCCGTTGCGCCTGGTGGAGCTGGCGAGCCGGCTGGAGATGAGCCAGATGCCCGTGCGGGAAGGGCTCCGCCGGCTGGAGGCGCTGGGGCTGGTGGAGATCATCCCGCACCGTGGCGCGTGGGTGCGTGACCTGTCGTTGGCGGATCTGCGGGACACGCACGAGACCCGGCTGGCGTTGGAGAGTCTCGCAGTACGCGCAGCTGCGGCCCGGTTCACCGAGGAGGATCTGACGAAGGCCGCGGCCGCGCTGGCCGAGCACCTGCGGTTGTCACGTGCCGAGGACTCCGCCGGTGCCCGTGAGGCGCATGCGGACTTCCACTTCGCGATCTACCGCGCGAGCGGTTCACAGTGGTTGCCGCGAGCAATCGAGCCTGTGTGGCAGAACAGTGAGCGGTACCGGTTCGGCAGCCGCCCGACCGCGTTTCTGATCGAGCGGAGCAGGCAGGAGCATCAGGCGATCCTGGATGCCTGCGTGTCACGCGATCCGGACGCGGCCGAGCAGGCGCTGCGCAGCCATCTGGCCGGTGCGTTCCAGCGGATCACCGACACCATGACGTCGAAGAAGGAGACGTCATG
- a CDS encoding fumarylacetoacetate hydrolase family protein, producing the protein MRYVMVEYAGHERPGVLEEDSVLLLDATDLAEVISGPAAVVGEIPYSEEILRPPLRRFRRDILCTGWNYWDHFEESRGKREGQDVDRPEHPTFFTKGPDVVIGPYDDIAWDPAISAKWDYEAEVALVIGKTGKNIAVDEALDHVWGYLLANDVSQRDLQRAHGGQWLKGKSIDDTMPLGPWIVTADEVGDPQDIHLQCLVNGEVRQDASTRQMAFDVATLISELSFGMTLRPGDLLLTGTPAGIGNAREPQVFLQEGDVIVTRADKLGELRNRVARR; encoded by the coding sequence ATGAGGTACGTGATGGTGGAGTACGCCGGGCACGAGCGGCCCGGCGTACTCGAGGAAGACTCGGTGCTGTTGCTCGACGCAACGGATCTGGCCGAGGTGATCTCCGGACCGGCCGCGGTCGTGGGCGAGATTCCTTACAGCGAAGAGATCCTGCGGCCGCCGCTGCGGCGGTTCCGGCGGGACATCCTGTGCACGGGGTGGAACTACTGGGACCACTTCGAGGAGAGCCGGGGCAAGCGCGAGGGGCAGGACGTGGACCGTCCCGAGCACCCGACGTTCTTCACCAAAGGGCCGGACGTGGTGATCGGCCCGTACGACGACATCGCCTGGGACCCGGCGATCTCCGCCAAGTGGGACTACGAGGCCGAGGTTGCGCTGGTGATCGGGAAGACCGGCAAGAACATCGCTGTCGACGAGGCGCTCGACCACGTCTGGGGCTACCTGCTGGCGAACGACGTGTCGCAGCGGGACCTGCAGCGCGCGCACGGCGGGCAGTGGCTGAAGGGCAAGAGCATCGACGACACCATGCCGCTCGGTCCGTGGATCGTCACCGCCGACGAGGTGGGAGACCCGCAGGACATTCACCTGCAGTGCCTGGTGAACGGTGAGGTGCGCCAGGACGCGTCGACACGGCAGATGGCGTTCGACGTGGCCACGCTGATCAGCGAGCTCTCCTTCGGTATGACGCTGCGCCCGGGCGACCTGCTGCTGACCGGTACGCCGGCCGGCATCGGTAACGCCCGCGAGCCACAGGTGTTCTTGCAGGAGGGCGACGTGATCGTCACCCGCGCCGACAAGCTCGGTGAGCTGCGCAACCGGGTGGCACGCAGGTGA
- a CDS encoding RidA family protein has protein sequence MPKTQVSTDALRSPNGVFSQATTVEATGRLVFVSGMTARRPDGGIAGVGDVREQTRQVCENVKAAVEAAGGTLADVCRVDVYVRNMEDFAKIHEIRAQYFTEPLPASTMVEVSKLAHPDYLIEINAIAVVS, from the coding sequence ATGCCGAAGACACAGGTTTCGACGGATGCGCTGCGGAGCCCGAACGGGGTGTTCTCGCAGGCGACCACGGTCGAGGCGACCGGGCGGCTGGTGTTCGTCTCCGGTATGACCGCGCGCCGGCCGGACGGCGGTATCGCCGGGGTCGGGGACGTGCGGGAGCAGACCCGGCAGGTGTGCGAGAACGTGAAAGCGGCGGTCGAGGCGGCCGGCGGCACGCTCGCGGACGTGTGCCGGGTCGACGTGTACGTACGCAACATGGAGGACTTCGCCAAGATCCACGAGATCCGGGCGCAGTACTTCACGGAACCCTTGCCGGCGTCGACGATGGTCGAGGTCAGCAAGCTCGCCCATCCTGATTATCTGATCGAGATCAACGCGATCGCGGTGGTCTCATGA
- a CDS encoding Ldh family oxidoreductase, with protein MTAQASDADRRVLVRPEWLEATVGAVFTAVGFESEDAAEIAAALVEADLRGVSSHGVMLVPMYVERLNAGGVTRERELDVLFDAGAAMVVDARGGMGQLSSPQAMGHAIERAGRYGIGIVSVRNAHHFGAASRWAMQAGTAGCIGIAMSNTTPLMPAPGGAERLVGNNPLAIAVPTTAGVEIVLDMALSAVALGKIRLAASAGRPIPDTWATDASGTPTTDPDEAVLGMLLPAAGHKGFGLALMIDVLTGVLSGGGWGDQVRPLYREPDRPNDCAHLFLAIDPELMGGVEDFRRRSSGLATRIRGSATAPGVNRLYLPGEIEAERAAQQRRNGVLIERSGLDGLLAAARTVGAAVPAGGVLS; from the coding sequence ATGACCGCGCAAGCCTCCGACGCGGACCGGCGGGTGCTGGTGCGGCCGGAGTGGCTGGAGGCGACGGTCGGGGCGGTCTTCACGGCGGTCGGGTTCGAGTCCGAGGATGCGGCGGAGATCGCCGCGGCGCTCGTCGAGGCGGACCTGCGCGGCGTCAGCTCGCACGGCGTGATGCTCGTCCCGATGTACGTCGAACGGCTGAACGCCGGCGGTGTGACCCGGGAACGCGAGCTCGACGTCCTCTTCGACGCCGGCGCCGCGATGGTGGTGGACGCCCGCGGCGGGATGGGCCAGCTGTCCAGCCCGCAGGCGATGGGCCACGCGATCGAGCGCGCCGGGCGCTACGGCATCGGCATCGTCTCGGTCCGCAACGCGCACCATTTCGGGGCCGCGAGCCGCTGGGCGATGCAGGCCGGTACGGCGGGGTGTATCGGTATCGCGATGTCGAACACCACCCCGCTGATGCCCGCACCGGGCGGCGCGGAGCGGCTGGTCGGCAACAACCCGCTGGCGATCGCGGTACCGACCACGGCCGGCGTGGAGATCGTCCTGGACATGGCGTTGTCGGCCGTTGCCCTCGGCAAGATCCGGCTGGCGGCGTCGGCCGGGCGGCCGATCCCGGACACCTGGGCGACCGACGCCTCCGGCACCCCGACCACGGACCCGGACGAGGCGGTGCTCGGCATGCTGTTGCCGGCCGCCGGCCACAAGGGCTTCGGGCTCGCCCTGATGATCGACGTCCTCACCGGAGTCCTGAGCGGCGGCGGCTGGGGCGACCAGGTCCGGCCGCTGTACCGGGAACCGGACCGGCCGAACGACTGCGCGCACCTGTTCCTGGCGATCGACCCCGAGCTGATGGGCGGCGTCGAGGACTTCCGGCGGCGCTCGTCCGGCCTGGCCACCCGGATCCGGGGCAGTGCGACCGCGCCCGGTGTGAACCGGCTGTACCTGCCGGGTGAGATCGAGGCCGAGCGTGCGGCGCAGCAGCGGCGCAACGGTGTGCTGATCGAGAGGTCGGGACTCGACGGATTGCTGGCGGCCGCACGGACGGTCGGCGCCGCCGTCCCGGCAGGAGGGGTGTTGAGCTGA
- a CDS encoding ABC transporter permease yields the protein MTRRSWLTTSPAAAVVLPIIGLVAAIGLWWGATIVFAIEPYLLPSPWDVVVKFFEQPGPLLSETWTSLLETIEGFLLAIVVGVPIALVIVRSVILERLVYPLLLMVNSIPKVAVAPLLVIWMGFGQWPKVVMVLLMCFFPIVISTAQGMKSTPTELVELMRSLNASRAQEFFKLRLRYAMPQIFTGLKVAISLAVIGSVISEFVGATKGLGYVIQQSGASADTTLAFAAITLLSVMSIVLFYGLVLLEHLLLPWAQEKR from the coding sequence ATGACCAGGAGATCCTGGCTGACTACCTCACCGGCGGCCGCCGTCGTCCTCCCGATCATCGGCCTGGTGGCCGCGATCGGGCTGTGGTGGGGCGCGACGATCGTGTTCGCGATCGAGCCGTACCTGCTGCCGAGCCCGTGGGACGTGGTGGTCAAGTTCTTCGAGCAGCCGGGCCCGCTGCTGTCGGAGACCTGGACGTCGCTGCTGGAGACGATCGAGGGCTTCCTGCTCGCGATCGTGGTCGGCGTGCCGATCGCGCTGGTCATCGTCCGCTCGGTCATCCTCGAGCGGCTGGTGTACCCGCTGCTGCTGATGGTGAACTCGATCCCGAAGGTGGCGGTCGCGCCGCTGCTGGTGATCTGGATGGGCTTCGGGCAGTGGCCGAAGGTCGTGATGGTGCTGCTGATGTGCTTCTTCCCGATCGTCATCTCGACGGCGCAGGGGATGAAGTCGACGCCGACCGAGCTGGTCGAGCTGATGCGGTCGCTGAACGCCAGCCGGGCGCAGGAGTTCTTCAAGCTCCGGCTGCGGTACGCGATGCCGCAGATCTTCACCGGGTTGAAGGTGGCGATCTCGCTGGCCGTGATCGGCTCCGTGATCTCCGAGTTCGTCGGCGCCACCAAGGGCCTCGGCTACGTGATCCAGCAGTCCGGCGCGAGCGCAGACACCACGCTGGCGTTCGCCGCGATCACCCTGCTCAGCGTGATGAGCATCGTCCTCTTCTACGGCCTAGTCCTCCTTGAGCACCTGCTCCTTCCCTGGGCCCAGGAGAAGCGATGA
- a CDS encoding ABC transporter ATP-binding protein, with protein sequence MIRLDGVGQVFDGREGRVTALEKIDLHVRGGEFVTLIGRSGCGKSTLLRLIAGLLPPTSGTVRVAGEPVTGPRRDVSFMFQRPALLPWRSVLSNVMLPVEIDKGTRDKASYRDRAHQLLELVGLQGFERRLPHELSGGMQQRVSLCRSLIRDPQVMLMDEPFSALDALTRTELSEELQRIKMELSTTIVFVTHSIEEAVVLADRVVVLTPRPGRMREVVDIGIPRPRSLGQNAHLTEVAEISGRLHALLAEKETGEVRPVDEVRSR encoded by the coding sequence ATGATTCGCCTGGACGGCGTAGGGCAGGTCTTCGACGGACGCGAGGGCCGGGTGACCGCCCTCGAGAAGATCGACCTGCACGTTCGCGGCGGTGAGTTCGTCACGCTGATCGGCCGGTCCGGCTGTGGCAAGTCCACGCTGCTCCGGCTGATCGCGGGACTGCTGCCGCCGACGTCCGGCACGGTCCGGGTGGCGGGGGAGCCCGTCACCGGACCACGCCGGGACGTGTCGTTCATGTTCCAGCGGCCGGCCCTGCTGCCCTGGCGTTCGGTGCTGTCGAACGTGATGCTGCCGGTCGAGATCGACAAGGGCACGCGCGACAAGGCGTCGTACCGGGACCGCGCCCACCAGTTGCTCGAACTGGTCGGGTTGCAGGGTTTCGAACGGCGGCTGCCGCACGAGCTGTCCGGCGGCATGCAGCAGCGGGTGTCGCTGTGCCGGTCGCTGATCCGCGACCCGCAGGTGATGCTGATGGACGAGCCGTTCTCCGCGCTCGACGCGCTCACCCGGACCGAGCTGTCCGAGGAGCTGCAGCGGATCAAGATGGAGCTGTCCACCACGATCGTGTTCGTCACGCACTCGATCGAGGAGGCCGTCGTACTCGCCGACCGGGTGGTCGTGCTGACACCGCGGCCGGGCCGGATGCGGGAGGTCGTCGACATCGGCATCCCGCGGCCGCGCAGCCTCGGCCAGAACGCGCACCTGACCGAGGTCGCCGAGATCAGCGGGCGGCTGCACGCGCTGCTCGCCGAGAAGGAGACCGGCGAGGTGCGCCCGGTCGACGAGGTGCGGTCGCGATGA
- a CDS encoding ABC transporter substrate-binding protein — MRLRRSVIALMAVLGLALVSACNGDDNKAADGAGDGLQKVSYLTSFNTFGREAYAYVALEKGYFKDAGFDVKITPGSGTVDVMKLVAGGQADYGIGDFTATVITLGKQKLPVTTVGMIHQRSMAAIMSLEGMGINKPQDLVGKTIGDQPGSTNTVMFPVYAKAVGIDPKSVTFLPSPPPSLPNLLVSGKVQGIGQFVVGEPLIEKADKEKHRKAKTLPYGDVLPDLYGNTIITRSDLAKDHPDQVKKFTNALLKGLQDTVNDPAGAAAILKKHVPNTDLEVATKELEIMKKYVKPDTFNGPLGDVTKERVQKIVSLLEESNAMPKGAVTPDDVVTLSLAPKS; from the coding sequence ATGAGGTTGAGGCGTTCCGTCATCGCCCTGATGGCGGTCCTGGGGCTCGCCCTGGTGAGTGCGTGCAACGGTGACGACAACAAGGCCGCGGACGGGGCCGGCGACGGGCTGCAGAAGGTCAGCTACCTGACGTCGTTCAACACCTTCGGCCGCGAGGCGTACGCGTACGTCGCGCTGGAGAAGGGCTACTTCAAGGACGCCGGTTTCGACGTCAAGATCACGCCCGGCTCCGGCACCGTCGACGTGATGAAGCTGGTGGCCGGCGGCCAGGCCGACTACGGCATCGGCGACTTCACCGCGACCGTGATCACCCTCGGCAAGCAGAAGCTGCCGGTGACCACGGTCGGCATGATCCACCAGCGGTCGATGGCAGCGATCATGTCGCTCGAGGGCATGGGCATCAACAAGCCGCAGGACCTGGTCGGCAAGACGATCGGTGACCAGCCGGGGTCCACCAACACGGTGATGTTCCCGGTCTACGCGAAGGCGGTCGGCATCGACCCGAAGTCGGTCACGTTCCTCCCGTCGCCGCCGCCGAGCCTGCCGAACCTGCTGGTCTCCGGCAAGGTGCAGGGCATCGGCCAGTTCGTCGTCGGCGAGCCGCTGATCGAGAAGGCCGACAAAGAGAAGCACCGTAAGGCCAAGACGCTGCCGTACGGCGACGTGCTGCCGGACCTGTACGGCAACACGATCATTACCCGGTCGGACCTGGCCAAGGACCACCCGGACCAGGTGAAGAAGTTCACCAACGCCCTGCTCAAGGGCCTGCAGGACACCGTGAACGACCCGGCCGGGGCCGCCGCGATCCTGAAGAAGCACGTGCCGAACACCGATCTCGAGGTTGCCACCAAGGAGCTCGAAATCATGAAGAAGTACGTGAAGCCGGACACCTTCAACGGCCCGCTGGGCGACGTCACCAAGGAGCGGGTGCAGAAGATCGTCTCGCTGCTGGAGGAGTCGAACGCGATGCCCAAGGGCGCGGTCACGCCCGACGACGTCGTGACGCTGAGCTTGGCCCCGAAGAGCTGA
- a CDS encoding sensor histidine kinase — MSKVARRVWRAVGCLWRASTYLRWVYLLLGAALVLAFILVGSALGAVVSGLGPPKVATGILWVLIALVPPLLLGLLPAVREVEGIAVESLLAVRFDERPLGPSRTWAQRRRTTLWFCLHLLAGGVVGILSTIVFGGGAVWLAAPFRSPGSHDIVPGWSYTIRGDWTDLWMPVAAIGGLAFLFLLSAAVGALLAYLAPRVLGPTAAERIELLEQQTATLAERNRLARELHDSVGHALSLVTIQAAAARRVLATDPEFAETALAAMETSARAALADLDHVLGLLRDDRRPGARTTPQATLGGLDRLVEATRAGGIAIEVERSGELDQLPAAVSREAYRIVQEGLTNAIRHAGRPAGELAVHLSIRLDASGLRLAVSNPVAGKSDHSGGGRGLAGIRERVAVLRGTVDAGPITQPDGPAWQLAVRLPVSVTKG, encoded by the coding sequence GTGAGCAAGGTGGCGCGACGGGTGTGGCGGGCGGTCGGTTGCCTGTGGCGTGCGTCGACGTACCTGCGCTGGGTGTACCTGCTGCTCGGTGCGGCGCTGGTGCTCGCCTTCATCCTGGTGGGCAGCGCGCTCGGCGCCGTGGTCTCCGGCCTCGGGCCGCCGAAGGTTGCCACCGGCATCCTCTGGGTGCTGATCGCGCTGGTTCCGCCGCTCCTGCTCGGCCTGCTGCCGGCGGTCCGCGAGGTCGAGGGCATCGCCGTCGAGTCGCTGCTCGCGGTGCGGTTCGACGAGCGGCCGCTCGGTCCGTCGCGGACCTGGGCGCAGCGGCGCCGGACCACGCTGTGGTTCTGCCTGCACCTGCTGGCGGGCGGCGTGGTCGGCATCCTCAGCACGATCGTGTTCGGTGGCGGCGCGGTCTGGCTGGCGGCGCCGTTCCGCTCCCCCGGCTCCCACGACATCGTCCCGGGCTGGTCGTACACCATCCGCGGCGACTGGACCGATCTGTGGATGCCGGTAGCCGCGATCGGCGGCCTCGCTTTCCTCTTCCTGCTGTCCGCCGCCGTCGGCGCGCTGCTGGCGTACCTCGCGCCGCGCGTCCTCGGCCCGACCGCGGCGGAGCGGATCGAGCTGCTCGAGCAACAGACCGCGACCCTTGCCGAGCGCAACCGTCTCGCCCGCGAGCTGCACGACAGCGTCGGGCACGCGCTCAGCCTGGTCACCATCCAGGCCGCGGCCGCCCGCCGCGTGCTGGCGACCGACCCGGAATTCGCCGAGACCGCGCTGGCCGCGATGGAGACCTCCGCGCGGGCGGCGCTCGCGGATCTCGACCACGTCCTCGGCCTGCTCCGCGACGACCGGCGCCCGGGGGCCCGGACCACACCACAGGCGACGCTCGGCGGACTGGACCGGCTGGTCGAGGCCACCCGCGCCGGCGGCATAGCGATCGAGGTCGAACGCTCCGGCGAGCTGGACCAGTTGCCCGCGGCCGTGTCCCGGGAGGCGTACCGGATCGTCCAGGAGGGCCTGACCAACGCGATCCGGCACGCGGGCCGGCCGGCCGGTGAACTCGCCGTACACCTGTCGATCCGACTGGACGCGTCCGGGCTGCGGCTGGCGGTGAGCAACCCCGTCGCCGGCAAGTCCGATCACTCCGGCGGCGGCCGCGGCCTGGCAGGGATCCGTGAAAGAGTCGCCGTACTGCGAGGCACCGTCGACGCCGGCCCGATCACCCAGCCGGACGGCCCGGCGTGGCAACTGGCCGTGCGCCTGCCGGTCAGCGTGACGAAGGGATGA
- a CDS encoding response regulator transcription factor codes for MNLSVVVVDDEPLIRSGLRAIINAEPDLTVVGEAGDGAEVLPLVRRTGADVVLMDVRMPAVDGIQATRLLLDSLDPAPRVLVVTTFENDDYVYDALRAGASGFLLKRTPPDDIIAAIRTVARSESLLFPEAIRALALAHAGTPAPSGLAEYQLTEREQEVLRLMARGLSNAEIAGELILGLQTVKTHVANVLAKLNARDRTQAVIRAYESGFVPLH; via the coding sequence ATGAACCTGTCCGTGGTCGTGGTTGACGACGAGCCGCTGATCCGTAGCGGGTTGCGCGCCATCATCAATGCCGAGCCCGATCTGACGGTCGTCGGCGAGGCGGGAGACGGTGCGGAGGTGCTGCCGCTGGTCCGTCGTACCGGCGCGGACGTCGTCCTCATGGACGTCCGGATGCCCGCGGTGGACGGCATCCAGGCGACCCGGCTGCTGCTGGACAGCCTCGACCCGGCGCCGCGTGTCCTGGTGGTGACGACGTTCGAGAACGACGACTACGTGTACGACGCGTTGCGCGCCGGCGCGTCCGGGTTCCTGCTCAAGCGGACACCGCCGGACGACATCATCGCCGCGATCCGGACGGTCGCGCGGAGCGAGTCTCTGCTGTTCCCCGAGGCGATCCGCGCGCTCGCCCTGGCGCATGCAGGCACACCCGCGCCGAGCGGCCTCGCCGAGTACCAGCTGACAGAGCGCGAGCAGGAGGTCCTGCGGCTGATGGCCCGCGGGCTGTCGAACGCGGAGATCGCCGGCGAGCTGATCCTCGGCCTGCAGACGGTCAAGACCCACGTCGCCAACGTGCTCGCCAAGCTCAACGCCCGGGACCGCACGCAGGCCGTCATCCGGGCCTACGAGTCAGGCTTCGTCCCGCTCCACTGA
- a CDS encoding MarR family winged helix-turn-helix transcriptional regulator produces the protein MSSSSPDIATRGAGGLAPSAASGAPVEADLGWALGVVFRQYAKAAAAALDGLPGGPRGYQVLATTNAEGPKRQLDLAAQLGVDRTVMTYLLDDLEKAGLVQRRPDPADRRARLIAPTDNGYEALCDLERRLRATEDEILGILDESERASFRVLLQRLAMKANAVDPLHNACVLAEADDPAST, from the coding sequence ATGTCCAGTAGTTCGCCCGACATCGCGACCCGAGGCGCCGGAGGGCTCGCACCCTCGGCGGCCAGTGGCGCGCCGGTGGAGGCCGACCTCGGCTGGGCGCTGGGCGTCGTCTTCCGGCAGTACGCGAAGGCCGCCGCGGCGGCCCTGGACGGTCTGCCCGGCGGGCCGCGGGGCTACCAGGTGCTCGCGACGACGAACGCCGAGGGCCCGAAGCGGCAGCTCGACCTGGCCGCGCAGCTCGGCGTGGACCGGACCGTGATGACCTACCTGCTGGACGACCTGGAGAAGGCGGGGCTGGTGCAGCGACGGCCCGACCCGGCCGATCGCCGGGCGCGGCTGATCGCGCCGACCGACAACGGGTACGAGGCGCTGTGTGACCTCGAGCGGCGCCTGCGCGCGACCGAGGACGAGATCCTCGGCATCCTCGACGAGTCGGAGCGGGCCAGCTTCCGGGTGCTCCTGCAGCGGCTCGCGATGAAGGCCAACGCCGTCGACCCGCTGCACAACGCCTGTGTGCTGGCCGAGGCCGACGACCCCGCCAGCACCTAG